Sequence from the Streptomyces sp. NBC_00440 genome:
CCGAAGACGGCGTGCACGGCCGCGCGGGCCTCCTGCTCCGGGGTGTGCGGGTACAGCTCGCGTACGACGGTGACCCACAGCTCGACGTACTGCCGCTGGAGCCTGCGGACCGCCTTGCGGTCGCTGTCGCGCAGCCGGTCCAGCTCCCGGTCGTGGACGGTGATCAGCGGGCGGTCGTCGAGCGCGAAGTCGATGTGCCCGTCGATCAGTGAGGCGAGTACCGCCGCCGGGCCGCCCACGGCCCGCTCCGCCCGCGTCCGGCCGCCGTCGAGCAGCCGCTCACTGATCCCGACGAGCAGTTCCGCGAGCATCGCGTCCTTGCCCGCGAAGTGGCGGTAGAGGCCGGGACCGCTGATGCCCACCGCTGCGCCTATCTCGTCGACGCCGACGCCGTGGAAGCCACGCTCGGCGAAGAGGCGTGCCGCCTCCTTGAGGATCTGCTCGCGCCGCGTCGGGGCGTCCGTCCTGGTGCTCATGGCTCCATTCTAGACAGCGGGGTTAGCGAGCGTTAACCTGGCCGCAGGTGTTAACGATCACTAACCGCCCCGACCGGGTAGGGATGGTGATCGGAAGCAATCGGCGCAGACCAGAAGCCATCAGCGCAGAGCAGAAAAGCACACAGAGCAGAGGGGGCCCGACCGATGCAGCAGGCACCAGTTCTGACGAGCGCGGCCGATCCCGCTTCGGAGGCCTGGCGGGCCAACGAGGCGGCGCACGGAGCGCTCGTCACCGAGCTGCGGACCCGGCTGGCAGCCGCGCGTCTCGGCGGCGGCGAGAAGTCGCGGGCCCGCCATGTGGCGCGCGGGAAGCTGCTGCCGCGCGACCGCGTCGACACCCTCCTGGACCCGGGCTCGCCGTTCCTGGAGCTGGCGCCGCTGGCCGCCGACGGCATGTACGGCGGGTCGGCGCCCGCCGCCGGGGTCATCGCCGGGATCGGCCGGGTCAGCGGGCGCGAGGTGGTCGTGGTCGCCAATGACGCCACGGTCAAGGGCGGCACGTACTACCCGATGACCGTGAAGAAGCATCTGCGCGCCCAGGAGGTGGCCCTGGAGAACCGGCTGCCCTGCGTGTACCTGGTCGACTCGGGCGGTGCCTTCCTGCCGATGCAGGACGAGGTCTTCCCGGACCGCGAGCACTTCGGCCGGATCTTCTACAACCAGGCCCGGATGTCGGGCCTGGGCATCCCGCAGATCGCCGCCGTGCTCGGCTCCTGCACGGCGGGCGGTGCGTACGTCCCGGCGATGAGCGACGAAGCGGTGATCGTCCGCAACCAGGGCACGATCTTCCTGGGCGGCCCGCCGCTGGTGAAGGCCGCGACCGGCGAGGTCGTCACGGCCGAGGAGCTGGGCGGCGGCGAGGTGCACGCGCGGACCTCCGGGGTCACCGACCATCTCGCGGAGGACGACGCACACGCCCTGCGTATCGTCCGGACCATCGTCTCCACGCTGCCGGAGCGCACCCCGCTCCCCTGGTCCGTGGAGCCCGTGGCGGAGCCGAAGGTGGACCCGGCCGGGCTGTACGGCGCGGTGCCGGTCGACTCCCGTACGCCCTATGACGTACGGGAGGTGATCGCGCGCATCACGGACGGCTCGCGGTTCGCCGAGTTCAAGGCGGAGTTCGGGACGACGCTGATCACCGGCTTCGCCCGGATCCACGGCCATCCGGTCGGCATCGTCGCCAACAACGGCATTCTCTTCTCCGAATCCGCCCAGAAGGGCGCGCACTTCATCGAACTGTGCGACCAGCGCGGCATTCCGCTGCTCTTCCTCCAGAACATCTCCGGCTTCATGGTCGGCCGGGACTACGAGGCGGGAGGGATCGCCAAGCACGGCGCCAAGATGGTGACGGCGGTGGCCTGCACCCGGGTGCCGAAGCTGACCGTGGTCGTCGGCGGCTCGTACGGCGCGGGGAACTACTCGATGTGCGGCCGGGCCTACTCGCCGCGCTTCCTGTGGATGTGGCCGAACGCCAAGATCTCCGTGATGGGCGGCGAGCAGGCCGCCTCCGTGCTGGCCACGGTCAAGCGCGACCAGCTGGGCGACGACTGGAGCGCCGAGGACGAAGAGGCGTTCAAGGCCCCGGTCCGCGCGCAGTACGAGGAGCAGGGCAACGCCTACTACGCGACGGCCAGGCTCTGGGACGACGGCGTGATCGACCCGCTGGAGACCCGCCAGGTCGTCGGCCTCGCGCTGACCGCCTGCGCCAATGCCCCGCTGGCCCAGAAGGACCGGGCAACGCCCGGCTACGGCGTCTTCCGGATGTGATGAGGGTGGAAATGTTCGACAGCGTTCTGATCGCCAACCGGGGCGAGATCGCCGTGCGCGTCATCCGTACGCTGCGGGAGCTGGGCATCCGCTCGGTCGCCGTCTACAGCGACGCGGACGCGGACGCCCGGCACGTACGGGAGGCCGACACCGCGGTCCGGCTCGGTCCCGCGCCCGCCGCCGAGAGCTATCTGTCGGTGGAACGGCTGCTGGACGCGGCGGCGCGCTCCGGCGCGCAGGCGGTCCATCCCGGGTACGGGTTCCTCGCCGAGAACGCGGAGTTCGCGCAGGCGTGCGCCGACGCGGGCCTGGTCTTCATCGGGCCGCCCGCATCGGCGATCGCCCTGATGGGCGACAAGATCCGCGCCAAGGCGACGGTGCGGGCCGCGGGCGTCCCGGTGGTGCCCGGATCGTCGGGCAGCGGGCTCACCGACGCCGAACTGGCCG
This genomic interval carries:
- a CDS encoding carboxyl transferase domain-containing protein, which gives rise to MQQAPVLTSAADPASEAWRANEAAHGALVTELRTRLAAARLGGGEKSRARHVARGKLLPRDRVDTLLDPGSPFLELAPLAADGMYGGSAPAAGVIAGIGRVSGREVVVVANDATVKGGTYYPMTVKKHLRAQEVALENRLPCVYLVDSGGAFLPMQDEVFPDREHFGRIFYNQARMSGLGIPQIAAVLGSCTAGGAYVPAMSDEAVIVRNQGTIFLGGPPLVKAATGEVVTAEELGGGEVHARTSGVTDHLAEDDAHALRIVRTIVSTLPERTPLPWSVEPVAEPKVDPAGLYGAVPVDSRTPYDVREVIARITDGSRFAEFKAEFGTTLITGFARIHGHPVGIVANNGILFSESAQKGAHFIELCDQRGIPLLFLQNISGFMVGRDYEAGGIAKHGAKMVTAVACTRVPKLTVVVGGSYGAGNYSMCGRAYSPRFLWMWPNAKISVMGGEQAASVLATVKRDQLGDDWSAEDEEAFKAPVRAQYEEQGNAYYATARLWDDGVIDPLETRQVVGLALTACANAPLAQKDRATPGYGVFRM
- a CDS encoding SACE_7040 family transcriptional regulator — its product is MSTRTDAPTRREQILKEAARLFAERGFHGVGVDEIGAAVGISGPGLYRHFAGKDAMLAELLVGISERLLDGGRTRAERAVGGPAAVLASLIDGHIDFALDDRPLITVHDRELDRLRDSDRKAVRRLQRQYVELWVTVVRELYPHTPEQEARAAVHAVFGLLNSTPHLGTGGLPGRAATGALLRRLAHGAFEALDGAPAPAPASVPERMPGGAPAAG